A portion of the Thunnus albacares chromosome 5, fThuAlb1.1, whole genome shotgun sequence genome contains these proteins:
- the ormdl2 gene encoding ORM1-like protein 2 produces the protein MNVGVAHSEVNPNTRVMNSRGIWLTYLLLTVVLHIVLLSIPFFTVPLVWTLTNVIHNLVMYLFLHTVKGTPFETPDQGKARLLTHWEQMDYGVQFTASRKFLTISPIVLYILASFYTKYDPTHFLINTSSLLSVLLPKLPQFHGVRIFGINKY, from the exons aTGAACGTGGGCGTAGCTCACAGCGAGGTGAACCCCAACACGCGGGTGATGAACAGCAGAGGGATATGGCTCACCTACCTGCTGCTGACCGTCGTGTTGCACATCGTGCTGCTCAGCATTCCTTTTTTCACCGTGCCGCTCGTCTGGACCCTTACCAATGTCATCCACAACCTG GTGATGTACCTGTTTCTACACACAGTGAAGGGCACTCCCTTCGAGACACCAGACCAAGGCAAAGCCCGTCTGCTCACACACTGGGAACAGATGGACTACGGGGTCCAATTCACAGCTTCACGTAAATTCCTCACCATCTCCCCAATTGTTCT GTATATTCTTGCCAGTTTCTACACAAAATACGATCCCACGCATTTCCTAATCAACACAAGCTCCCTCCTGAGCGTCCTCCTCCCAAAGTTACCTCAGTTTCATGGAGTACGGATATTTGGGATCAACAAATACTGA